One window of the Labilibaculum sp. genome contains the following:
- a CDS encoding restriction endonuclease subunit S, with protein MREDWIEVELGDILNVSSGSGLTSKKMSGSGYPVYGGNGVTGYHSEFLFDEKKLIIGRVGVRCGVTHITKSQSWVTDNALVVSFKHPFLDLQFMRLKLQFENLNKLSNSTAQPVISGAKIYAYSVCIPPLPIQRTIVSKIESLFSDLDNGIADLKKAQQQLKIYRQAVLKKAFEGELTKEWRETQINLPTAEELLEQIKQERQKHYEQQLEDWKQAVKTWEENGKEGKKPAKPNSIKEFNSPETELGINSPSNWVVLCLGNLTTGVEYGSGAKSLDEGEIPVIRMGNMQSGKLDWSDLKYTVDKNEISQYILKKGDVLFNRTNSPEHVGKTVEYKGERPAVFAGYLIRVNHIDSLLCSSYLNNFLNSHPAKVYGSHVKTDGVNQSNINGQKLSNYPIPLPALKEQQQIVREIESRLSVCDKVEQNISEALVKSEALRQSILKKAFEGKLLSKAEIEQCKQEADYEPASVLLEKIKKEKKK; from the coding sequence ATGAGAGAAGATTGGATAGAAGTTGAATTAGGTGATATACTTAACGTTTCAAGTGGTAGTGGTTTAACGTCAAAAAAAATGTCAGGTTCTGGTTATCCTGTGTATGGAGGAAATGGAGTTACTGGCTACCATTCAGAATTCCTTTTTGATGAAAAAAAACTTATTATAGGAAGAGTCGGTGTTAGATGTGGGGTAACTCATATAACAAAATCTCAATCTTGGGTCACGGACAACGCCCTTGTTGTGTCTTTTAAACATCCTTTTTTGGATTTACAGTTTATGAGATTGAAGTTACAATTTGAAAATCTCAATAAATTATCAAATTCTACAGCTCAACCTGTTATTTCAGGGGCAAAAATCTACGCATATTCCGTGTGCATCCCCCCCCTTCCCATCCAACGCACCATCGTCTCTAAAATAGAAAGCCTATTTTCCGATTTAGACAATGGCATTGCCGACCTTAAAAAAGCACAACAGCAACTGAAAATTTACCGTCAGGCTGTGCTTAAAAAGGCGTTTGAGGGGGAGTTAACCAAAGAGTGGAGAGAAACACAAATTAATCTACCCACGGCCGAAGAACTTTTGGAACAAATAAAACAAGAACGCCAAAAACACTACGAGCAACAACTAGAAGATTGGAAACAAGCGGTTAAAACTTGGGAGGAAAATGGTAAGGAGGGGAAGAAACCTGCAAAACCAAATTCGATAAAAGAATTTAATTCTCCTGAAACGGAATTAGGAATTAATTCACCGTCTAATTGGGTTGTTTTATGCTTAGGTAATTTAACCACAGGTGTTGAGTACGGCTCTGGTGCAAAATCTTTAGACGAAGGAGAAATACCAGTGATAAGGATGGGTAATATGCAAAGTGGAAAATTGGATTGGTCTGATTTAAAGTATACAGTTGATAAAAATGAAATTAGTCAATATATTCTAAAAAAAGGTGATGTTCTTTTTAATAGGACAAATAGTCCTGAACATGTTGGAAAAACAGTTGAATATAAAGGTGAAAGACCTGCGGTCTTTGCAGGGTACTTAATTCGAGTTAATCATATTGATTCATTACTTTGTAGTTCCTATTTAAATAACTTTCTAAATTCTCACCCAGCAAAAGTATATGGTTCACATGTGAAAACAGATGGAGTAAATCAGTCAAATATTAATGGTCAAAAACTTTCAAATTACCCTATTCCCCTTCCTGCCTTAAAAGAACAACAGCAAATCGTCCGCGAAATAGAATCCCGCTTATCGGTTTGCGATAAGGTAGAGCAAAACATTAGCGAAGCATTAGTAAAATCGGAAGCCCTTCGCCAAAGCATTCTTAAAAAAGCCTTTGAGGGCAAGCTATTAAGCAAAGCAGAAATTGAACAATGCAAACAAGAGGCAGATTACGAGCCTGCCAGTGTATTGTTGGAGAAAATTAAAAAGGAGAAAAAGAAATAG
- a CDS encoding class I SAM-dependent DNA methyltransferase, with the protein MTDSSIISKIWNLASVLRDDGVGYGDYLEQITYLLFLKMTDELNKPPYNKGLQFPRLKDVEGNEITDGDLCDWETLSSKRGAELESFYSQLLRSLSTEKGMLGQIFTKSQNKIQDPAKLSRVINMIDQEQWSMMGADIKGKIYEGLLEKNAEDTKSGAGQYFTPRALIKTMVACIQPKPMKSISDPACGTGGFFLAAYDWIVANNQLDRDEKEFLKNNTFHGNEIVANTRRMCLMNMYLHNIGEIDGNSFISSNDALISDDGSRYDYVLANPPFGKKSSMTITNAQGEVEKEDLSYNRQDFWETTSNKQLNFLQHIKTQLKITGEAAVVLPDNVLFEGGAGEEVRKQLMLTTDLHTILRLPTGLFYANGVKANVLFFDNKPASKVAQTKEVWIYDYRTNIHHTLKKKQMTMADLADFIKCYNPDNRHKRSETWSEENQEGRWRKYQYADILSRDKTNLDIFWLKDKSLTDLDNLPDPDILANEIIENIESGLNSFREIMETINGQVE; encoded by the coding sequence ATGACAGATTCAAGCATAATATCAAAAATATGGAATCTCGCCAGCGTTTTGCGTGATGATGGGGTAGGTTATGGCGATTACCTGGAACAAATTACGTATCTGTTATTCTTAAAAATGACAGATGAATTAAACAAACCACCATACAATAAAGGCTTACAGTTTCCACGCTTAAAAGATGTGGAAGGAAATGAGATAACAGATGGTGATCTTTGCGATTGGGAAACCCTATCGAGCAAACGAGGGGCAGAATTAGAATCGTTCTATTCGCAATTGCTTCGTAGTTTAAGTACCGAAAAAGGCATGTTAGGGCAGATTTTTACCAAGAGCCAAAACAAGATTCAAGACCCTGCCAAGCTTTCGCGTGTTATTAACATGATAGACCAAGAGCAATGGTCGATGATGGGTGCTGACATAAAAGGAAAGATTTACGAAGGCTTGTTAGAGAAAAATGCCGAAGATACCAAGTCGGGAGCAGGGCAGTATTTTACGCCTCGTGCTTTAATTAAAACGATGGTTGCATGTATTCAACCTAAGCCCATGAAGTCTATTTCGGACCCAGCATGTGGAACAGGTGGTTTCTTTTTAGCTGCTTACGATTGGATTGTAGCTAACAACCAACTCGATCGTGACGAGAAAGAGTTTTTGAAAAACAATACTTTTCACGGAAACGAGATTGTAGCCAACACACGCCGTATGTGTTTAATGAATATGTATTTGCACAACATCGGCGAGATTGATGGCAACAGCTTTATTTCATCGAACGATGCTTTAATTTCCGATGATGGTAGTCGTTACGATTATGTATTGGCTAATCCGCCCTTCGGCAAGAAAAGCAGCATGACCATTACCAACGCACAAGGCGAAGTGGAAAAGGAAGATTTAAGCTATAATCGTCAGGATTTTTGGGAAACCACTTCCAACAAACAATTAAACTTCTTACAGCATATAAAAACGCAGCTAAAAATTACGGGAGAAGCTGCTGTTGTTCTTCCCGATAATGTGTTATTTGAAGGTGGAGCAGGTGAAGAAGTGCGCAAGCAATTGATGCTAACAACAGACTTACACACCATTCTGCGTTTGCCAACTGGCTTGTTCTATGCAAATGGCGTAAAAGCAAACGTGTTGTTCTTCGATAATAAGCCAGCAAGCAAAGTAGCACAAACCAAAGAGGTATGGATTTACGATTATCGCACCAACATACATCATACGCTTAAGAAAAAGCAAATGACTATGGCCGATTTAGCTGACTTTATTAAGTGCTATAATCCCGATAATCGACATAAACGAAGCGAGACTTGGAGCGAAGAAAACCAAGAAGGGCGTTGGCGCAAATACCAGTATGCCGATATTCTATCAAGAGATAAAACCAATTTGGATATCTTCTGGTTAAAAGACAAAAGCCTTACGGATTTAGATAATCTGCCAGATCCTGATATTTTGGCGAACGAGATTATTGAAAATATTGAATCGGGTTTGAATAGTTTCAGAGAAATTATGGAAACAATAAACGGACAAGTAGAATAG
- a CDS encoding site-specific integrase, whose protein sequence is MRQTTSILFFARKTTQLKNGESPIFVRITVDGQRLDISLKRSIDSNLWDANKGKCKGNSLKTKENNRYIHYMDEKLLKIISDLEIQEELTCKNIKASLNQENEDLSIISIFQKHNERCEKRIGIDMAEGTLERYRTCLKHTQDFIKIQYNSKDLPLNKINHQFITDFEHYFRTERKCSTNTTFKYLKNFKKITNWALANEWMRSDPFAKIKFKMEKVDKEYLDDEELNKLMEKSFEIKRLEIIKDLYLFCCFTGLAFSDVKSLSQEHIVKGIDGNQWIKSKRRKTKVEFEIPIFDIPKSILNKYKNDPICKIQQKLLPVPSNQKMNAYLKEIADLCGINKNLSTHSARHTFATTVTLGNNLNIKAISKMMGHTNTRMTENYARASEKLISNEMNKIEGMYQYV, encoded by the coding sequence ATGAGACAAACTACTTCTATTTTATTTTTTGCAAGAAAAACTACTCAACTGAAGAATGGAGAATCTCCAATCTTCGTAAGAATTACTGTCGATGGTCAAAGATTGGACATATCTCTTAAAAGAAGTATCGATTCTAATCTATGGGATGCGAATAAAGGAAAGTGTAAAGGCAACTCACTTAAGACAAAGGAAAACAATCGATACATTCATTACATGGATGAAAAACTCTTGAAAATCATTTCTGATCTTGAAATTCAAGAAGAGCTTACTTGTAAAAATATAAAAGCGAGCCTAAATCAGGAAAATGAAGATCTTAGTATTATAAGCATCTTCCAGAAACACAATGAGAGATGTGAAAAACGTATTGGAATAGATATGGCAGAAGGTACACTAGAGCGTTACAGAACCTGTTTGAAACACACTCAGGACTTCATTAAAATACAATACAACTCAAAAGATTTACCTCTCAACAAAATTAACCACCAATTTATTACAGATTTTGAACATTACTTTCGAACAGAACGGAAATGCTCAACCAATACCACATTTAAATACCTGAAGAATTTTAAGAAAATAACGAATTGGGCTCTTGCCAATGAATGGATGAGATCTGATCCTTTTGCAAAGATCAAGTTCAAAATGGAAAAGGTAGATAAAGAGTATTTAGATGATGAAGAATTGAATAAATTGATGGAGAAAAGCTTCGAAATCAAACGTCTTGAAATTATTAAAGATCTCTATCTGTTTTGTTGCTTTACAGGATTAGCTTTTTCAGATGTAAAATCTCTTAGTCAAGAACATATTGTAAAAGGTATAGATGGCAATCAATGGATTAAAAGTAAAAGGCGAAAAACTAAAGTCGAATTTGAAATTCCAATTTTTGATATTCCGAAATCAATTCTTAATAAATACAAAAATGATCCTATTTGTAAGATTCAGCAAAAGCTATTGCCTGTACCCAGCAACCAAAAAATGAATGCCTATTTAAAGGAAATAGCAGACCTATGTGGTATCAATAAAAACTTAAGCACCCATTCAGCCAGACATACATTTGCAACAACTGTTACCTTGGGCAATAACCTCAACATTAAGGCTATTTCGAAGATGATGGGACATACAAATACCCGCATGACAGAAAACTATGCCAGAGCCAGCGAAAAATTAATATCAAACGAGATGAATAAAATTGAAGGAATGTATCAATATGTCTAA
- the rhaM gene encoding L-rhamnose mutarotase: MKRLAFKMHLNEGQKEEYKKRHSELWPELKQLLKEAGINEYSIFIDEETNTLFAFQKLNSNGGSQDLGQTEVVKKWWKFMADIMKTNTDNSPVSIPLEEVFYLE; the protein is encoded by the coding sequence ATGAAACGATTAGCCTTTAAAATGCACCTCAATGAAGGTCAGAAAGAAGAATATAAAAAACGTCATAGTGAATTATGGCCAGAGCTTAAACAATTACTTAAAGAGGCTGGAATAAATGAATACTCCATTTTTATAGATGAAGAAACAAATACTTTATTTGCATTTCAAAAGCTAAACAGCAACGGAGGCTCTCAAGATTTAGGACAAACCGAAGTGGTAAAAAAATGGTGGAAATTTATGGCTGATATAATGAAAACCAATACTGACAATTCCCCTGTTTCAATCCCTTTAGAGGAAGTATTTTACCTGGAATAA
- a CDS encoding glycoside hydrolase family 43 protein: protein MFNYHFFKPIICLLILLSGCSANQKDVYLFSYFKDNGQDGLHLAYSYDGHHWETLKNGNSLLKPVIGKDRLMRDPSICQSQDGIFHLVWTTGWWDQGIGYASSNDLIHWSEQKNIPVMEHLKETRNTWAPEVFFDDASHLFYIVWASTIPGQFPEIETTSNEKGLNHRLYFTTTTDFKTFSPTSLFYDPGFSVIDGAILKTDSTYMMVIKNEMSVPKEKNLRIVFTKNMADGFPTKVSDNISGDTWVEGPTPLKIGKYIYIYFDKYRDKKYGAIRSLDGINWKDISESIDFPRGIRHGTAFKVSEKTLQNLLDNTSNK, encoded by the coding sequence ATGTTCAATTATCATTTCTTCAAACCAATCATCTGTCTTTTAATCCTACTATCCGGATGTTCTGCGAATCAAAAAGACGTTTACTTATTTTCCTATTTCAAAGACAATGGTCAGGATGGGCTTCATCTGGCCTATAGTTACGATGGCCATCATTGGGAAACATTAAAAAATGGCAACTCATTATTAAAACCAGTTATAGGTAAAGATCGCTTAATGCGTGACCCTAGTATTTGTCAAAGTCAGGATGGGATCTTCCATCTTGTTTGGACAACAGGATGGTGGGATCAAGGAATTGGGTATGCTTCTTCAAATGATTTAATTCATTGGTCGGAACAAAAAAACATCCCTGTAATGGAGCATTTAAAAGAAACCAGAAACACCTGGGCTCCCGAAGTATTTTTTGATGATGCATCCCATTTATTTTATATTGTTTGGGCATCGACAATTCCCGGACAATTCCCGGAAATTGAAACCACAAGCAATGAAAAAGGGCTAAATCACCGACTATATTTCACAACTACAACTGATTTTAAAACATTCTCTCCCACATCTCTTTTTTATGATCCTGGCTTTAGTGTTATTGATGGAGCCATTCTTAAAACCGATTCAACCTACATGATGGTTATTAAAAATGAAATGTCGGTTCCTAAAGAGAAAAATTTGCGCATTGTTTTCACAAAAAATATGGCCGATGGATTCCCAACAAAGGTTTCAGATAATATTTCGGGAGACACATGGGTTGAAGGTCCAACTCCATTAAAAATTGGGAAATACATTTATATCTACTTCGATAAATACAGAGACAAAAAATATGGTGCCATACGTTCACTTGATGGAATAAATTGGAAAGATATTTCAGAATCAATTGATTTTCCAAGAGGCATTCGACACGGCACTGCATTTAAAGTATCTGAAAAAACATTGCAAAATCTTCTGGACAATACTTCCAATAAATGA
- a CDS encoding two-component regulator propeller domain-containing protein, producing MNKRQNIFIGLFTISLFISSILCAQESMLFTQISTKDGLPQNTVRSIVVDNMGFLWVGTLDGLVRYDGTRFITYKPESGKPKNLTDQRIRSIHEDKDGFLWIKTYDNSFNCYNPKLERFIEFNYEGNIVPLLFTDYLETRKGEVWLWGDSGCVKIEKNTKGVPVIAFHSASNSSKLAEDKVNFVFADSLNNVWIGSDLGLNKMDSSGNTDEFNKQENLGAIRKAMQLNSIVYFLSDDVICRYDLKKHMFLEAFKSSERCTLRDIAQLNKDYLIVSSLEKGLYKVDINTGVFSKNPLGSSNPFITAPRIIVDARNGVWVYDNSGRMIYYNPTTGKTKEMQLISPEVASVIDDGRYNILIDSEGIYWVTTYGNGLYQYNPENDVLTNYLYDKVENSPASDYLLSIDEDHFGNLWIGSEYAGIIKVSKKKFNVKYIKPEKAESIVASNNVKVIFKDSDNKIWLGTKNGSLYIYDDQLKNKELIEKNINPYTIVEDDKGRIWVGTKGNGVYIYDKKSYQQQRHFVREEGKAHSLCYNSIFDIIQDSEKRIWIASFGGGLDLVEESRGSFRFNHYLSNKGNISFVRCLFQDKKGLIWVGSYEGLISFHPKEFVNNPNAYTIYTYNSGHPEGLNCNDIKAIFEDSRGELWIGTAGGGLNLFDADSPDKQGSFIKYTKKEGLPSDIITSIMESKDSVLWVSTESGLAHIEKAKNTFLTYQFSNSTYGNFYNENSCLLKESGEMLWGTLDGLLVLDPASIVINQTVPLVQLTDFYVHDKRIETDQPESPLTKSISITDEIVLNHDQNTFTLNFACLDITDPSRNKYSYNLEPYDQYWSSPNSNNWATYKNMPDGNYTFKVKGANADGEWNNEIRTFQITVLPPVWRTNYAIALYILIILGIAFVIIRFLVRISSLNNAVKMEKQLTDYKLRFFTNISHEFRTPLTLIKGAVERMNDIKELPAEVSKNVKLLNRNTLQMSRLIDQLLEFRKLQNNVLTLNLEMTDISDFTRNAYYAFKEIAFQKNIEYQFEGINGKWDFYIDRNKVEKILFNLLSNAFKFTPAKGKITCRVARDVHSGNCIISVIDTGVGIPKEKREFLFGRFMKLNTSAEGTGIGLELVKEFTETHKGKVKYSPNPEGGSIFTVELPSKKEVYSDVKFLDVVDAGDKDVVQADHNEDHVIQRPVNPHQWKILVIDDNYDIREYLKDELQHHFDIELAADGKDGLDKAIELNPTLIICDVKMPEMDGLEVTRRLKDNFETSHIPIILLTAMSSDTIKLQGSECGADEYIMKPFSFKYLLSRVYSLIDQRERLKKRFSVDVEVKKGLLSQGNKDQAFYDLINEIIDKHLSEPSFTVTEFTELAGQTRTIFYKKVKGLTGYSPNELIKIKRMKRAAELILEDKYNVSEVSWQVGIEDPFYFSKCFKAQFGCAPSKYGK from the coding sequence ATGAATAAAAGGCAAAATATTTTCATTGGATTATTTACAATTTCTCTTTTTATTTCTTCCATACTATGTGCCCAGGAATCCATGCTATTTACTCAGATCAGTACCAAGGACGGATTGCCTCAAAATACTGTCCGAAGCATTGTTGTTGATAATATGGGCTTTTTGTGGGTTGGTACTCTGGATGGTTTGGTGCGGTATGATGGAACCCGGTTTATAACATACAAACCAGAATCTGGAAAACCCAAAAATCTTACCGATCAAAGAATTCGAAGTATTCATGAAGACAAGGATGGTTTTTTATGGATTAAAACTTATGATAACTCATTTAATTGCTACAATCCCAAATTAGAACGTTTTATCGAATTTAATTACGAAGGAAATATAGTACCACTTTTATTTACTGATTATTTGGAAACCCGAAAAGGGGAGGTTTGGTTATGGGGCGATAGTGGTTGCGTTAAAATTGAAAAAAATACGAAAGGAGTTCCTGTAATAGCTTTTCATTCTGCATCAAATTCAAGTAAATTAGCAGAAGATAAAGTGAATTTTGTGTTTGCGGATTCTTTAAATAATGTATGGATTGGCAGTGATCTGGGATTAAATAAAATGGATTCATCCGGCAATACAGATGAGTTTAACAAACAGGAGAATCTTGGCGCTATTCGAAAGGCCATGCAATTAAATTCAATTGTTTACTTTTTGTCTGATGATGTGATTTGCCGTTATGATCTGAAGAAACATATGTTTTTAGAAGCATTTAAATCTTCGGAGCGATGTACTCTTCGGGATATAGCGCAACTGAATAAAGATTATTTGATTGTTTCATCTCTGGAAAAAGGATTGTATAAAGTGGATATAAATACCGGGGTATTTTCTAAAAATCCTTTAGGTAGTTCAAATCCCTTTATAACGGCACCGCGTATAATTGTTGATGCCAGAAATGGTGTTTGGGTGTATGACAATTCCGGACGAATGATTTATTACAACCCCACTACCGGCAAAACCAAAGAGATGCAGTTGATATCACCGGAGGTTGCCAGTGTTATTGATGATGGGAGGTACAATATTTTAATTGATTCGGAAGGAATTTACTGGGTAACCACTTATGGAAATGGATTGTACCAATACAATCCGGAGAATGATGTATTAACCAATTATTTGTACGATAAAGTAGAAAACAGCCCGGCTTCGGATTATTTATTATCTATTGATGAAGATCATTTTGGAAACCTGTGGATTGGCAGTGAGTATGCCGGTATTATTAAGGTTAGCAAGAAAAAATTCAATGTGAAATATATTAAGCCCGAAAAGGCCGAATCTATTGTTGCAAGTAACAATGTAAAGGTCATTTTTAAGGATTCAGACAATAAGATATGGTTGGGTACAAAAAATGGCAGCCTGTACATATATGATGATCAATTAAAAAATAAGGAGCTGATTGAGAAAAACATCAACCCGTATACCATAGTTGAAGATGATAAAGGACGCATTTGGGTAGGAACCAAAGGGAATGGGGTGTATATATACGATAAAAAGTCATATCAACAGCAGCGCCATTTTGTTAGGGAGGAAGGAAAAGCTCATAGTTTGTGTTATAATTCCATATTTGATATCATACAAGACTCAGAGAAAAGAATTTGGATCGCATCTTTTGGTGGTGGTCTTGATTTGGTAGAGGAATCCAGAGGTTCCTTTCGCTTTAATCATTATTTAAGTAACAAAGGAAATATCAGTTTTGTTAGATGTTTATTTCAGGATAAAAAGGGGCTTATTTGGGTAGGTAGTTACGAAGGACTGATAAGTTTCCACCCTAAGGAATTTGTTAATAATCCGAATGCGTATACAATTTACACCTATAATTCAGGGCATCCGGAAGGTTTAAACTGTAATGACATAAAAGCGATTTTTGAAGATAGCAGAGGCGAATTGTGGATTGGGACAGCTGGAGGCGGATTGAACCTGTTTGATGCAGATAGCCCTGACAAACAGGGTTCTTTCATAAAATACACAAAAAAGGAGGGACTGCCGTCAGATATTATTACTTCTATTATGGAAAGTAAGGATAGTGTTCTTTGGGTGAGTACCGAAAGTGGTTTGGCACATATTGAAAAGGCAAAGAATACTTTTTTAACTTATCAGTTTTCAAACAGTACCTATGGGAATTTTTACAACGAGAATTCTTGTTTGTTGAAAGAAAGTGGTGAAATGTTATGGGGTACTTTAGACGGTTTACTGGTACTGGATCCTGCAAGTATTGTTATTAATCAAACAGTTCCGTTGGTTCAGTTAACCGATTTTTATGTACATGATAAGCGTATTGAAACAGATCAGCCTGAATCGCCTCTTACGAAATCGATTAGCATTACGGATGAGATTGTATTAAATCATGATCAAAATACTTTTACACTTAATTTTGCCTGTTTGGATATAACGGATCCTTCCAGAAATAAATATTCATATAATTTAGAACCCTACGATCAATATTGGAGCTCTCCAAACAGTAACAATTGGGCTACTTATAAAAATATGCCTGATGGCAATTATACTTTTAAGGTAAAAGGAGCTAATGCTGACGGTGAATGGAATAATGAGATCAGAACCTTTCAAATTACTGTTTTACCTCCTGTATGGAGAACGAATTATGCAATAGCTTTGTACATTCTTATAATTCTGGGAATAGCATTTGTAATTATTCGTTTTTTAGTAAGAATCAGTTCGCTTAATAATGCTGTTAAAATGGAAAAGCAGTTAACGGATTATAAACTGCGCTTTTTCACGAATATATCACATGAATTCAGAACGCCGCTTACATTAATTAAAGGAGCTGTTGAAAGAATGAATGATATAAAAGAACTTCCTGCTGAAGTCTCAAAAAATGTAAAGCTGCTCAATCGCAATACGCTTCAAATGTCACGATTGATTGATCAGCTATTGGAATTCCGCAAACTACAAAACAATGTATTGACTCTAAATCTTGAAATGACTGATATTTCAGATTTTACCCGTAATGCTTACTATGCTTTTAAAGAAATTGCGTTTCAAAAAAATATAGAATACCAGTTCGAAGGGATCAATGGGAAATGGGATTTTTATATTGATAGAAATAAAGTTGAGAAAATATTGTTTAACCTTCTTTCCAATGCCTTTAAGTTTACTCCGGCAAAAGGAAAGATTACCTGCAGGGTAGCAAGGGATGTTCATAGCGGGAATTGTATAATAAGTGTGATTGATACAGGAGTTGGTATTCCCAAGGAAAAAAGAGAGTTTCTTTTTGGCCGTTTTATGAAGCTGAATACGTCGGCAGAAGGAACAGGAATTGGTTTGGAGTTGGTTAAAGAATTCACCGAAACTCACAAGGGCAAAGTGAAATACAGCCCAAATCCAGAGGGAGGTTCTATTTTTACGGTTGAATTACCTTCTAAAAAAGAAGTGTACAGCGATGTTAAATTTTTAGATGTTGTAGATGCCGGTGATAAAGATGTGGTTCAGGCGGATCACAATGAAGATCATGTTATTCAAAGACCAGTGAATCCGCATCAATGGAAAATATTGGTTATCGATGATAATTATGATATTAGGGAGTATTTGAAAGACGAATTACAGCATCATTTTGATATTGAGTTGGCTGCAGATGGCAAAGATGGATTGGACAAAGCCATTGAATTGAATCCAACATTGATAATTTGTGATGTGAAAATGCCGGAGATGGATGGCTTGGAAGTAACCCGAAGGCTAAAAGACAATTTTGAAACCAGTCACATTCCAATTATTTTATTGACTGCCATGTCCTCGGATACCATTAAGCTGCAGGGAAGTGAATGTGGCGCCGATGAGTACATTATGAAACCGTTTAGTTTTAAATATTTACTATCCAGGGTGTATTCGTTGATCGATCAGCGGGAGAGGCTTAAAAAACGTTTTTCTGTTGATGTTGAGGTGAAGAAAGGATTGTTAAGTCAGGGAAATAAGGATCAGGCATTTTACGATTTAATTAATGAAATTATTGATAAGCATCTTTCCGAACCAAGCTTTACAGTAACTGAGTTTACAGAACTGGCAGGACAAACCCGAACTATATTTTATAAAAAGGTGAAAGGCCTCACTGGGTATTCGCCTAATGAATTGATTAAAATAAAAAGAATGAAGAGAGCTGCCGAGCTAATTCTTGAAGATAAATACAATGTATCTGAGGTTTCCTGGCAGGTTGGAATCGAAGATCCATTCTATTTTAGTAAGTGTTTTAAGGCGCAGTTCGGTTGTGCTCCTTCAAAATATGGAAAGTAA